One window from the genome of Hoplias malabaricus isolate fHopMal1 chromosome X2, fHopMal1.hap1, whole genome shotgun sequence encodes:
- the LOC136677235 gene encoding transcriptional and immune response regulator-like, translating to MSSFSESRRVTPRVHGSGFDTARRKRAAAHIFEHVREDALARLLRKAGDAKAEERARTVFAAAASHDPGETARALTALRQRKRDKFLRIAAAVRGFLRVR from the coding sequence ATGTCTTCATTCTCCGAGAGTCGACGCGTGACGCCCCGCGTGCACGGCAGCGGCTTCGACACAGCGCGCAGAAAGCGCGCGGCTGCTCACATCTTCGAGCATGTGCGCGAAGACGCACTCGCTCGGCTCCTGCGGAAGGCGGGCGACGCCAaggcagaggagcgcgcgcgtACGGTGTTCGCGGCGGCGGCATCGCACGACCCCGGTGAGACGGCGCGCGCGCTCACGGCACTTCGGCAGCGCAAGAGAGACAAGTTCCTGCGCATCGCCGCCGCCGTGAGAGGCTTTCTGCGCGTGCGCTGA